DNA sequence from the Scophthalmus maximus strain ysfricsl-2021 chromosome 1, ASM2237912v1, whole genome shotgun sequence genome:
GACTTGGCCAACAATGAACTATCTGCACAACAATTATTCAATCAAATTCATGTAAAACTGTGAAGCGTCATTCACATGAGGAATCCCAATGACTGTGGCGATCCTCTGGTGTTTCTCAGCTCAAACAACCAATACAGCTAATTTGATTAATTATCCAATGGTTTCACCAAGCTTGAAGTTTATTCTATCCTGTATGTTTTAACCGGAACTCTAGTGGTGCTAGAGTGCTAAATCTAACTTTGCTTTTTGTTGTAGCCAGGAGTAGTGATTGCACAGAAGTAATTGGACATCAAATCTCACATTTTGCAGCCTTAATGAGTTTTTAATTGCATACTGTCCAAAAGCATCTTAGCTGCAGTTTTGTTTTAACAGCTTTTTCCTAAAGGCTGTTTTAGTTAgttaaaaacatataataatacattctTACCCTTATCAAAGATAAATCCATAAGCAATAATTCACACTTGCTCAATTCAGGATACACTTAGTTTACACTCATCTGTTTTGCTGCTACAGTCTCTGTTGTGACTAGTAGATTACAGTGGTGAATGTTAGTACTTGTGTTACTATAAAGCATTGCATTCAGTTTTAGATTTATATTAgtattcatcatcatcctgcacAGTGGTGCTTCTTTTGGTTCGAGTACtctatttaaatatttccattttatgcaaTTTGAGATCGAAACTCCACCACATGTATACGACAGCTTTTGCTACAGATCCTgattaataatacaaattataaataaatgatgatgcatTATTATAGAGCTAGTTACCAAACAGTATACAATAAAGTAATTCTATTCAGCTGCAACATTAAAGCGATGTGTACCCActgatgcattatttattttaattcaagaAAATACTTCACTTTactaatattttctttaatcatACTTCTGCACTTTTACCTCGAGTAAGTAAACCCACTCTAGTATCTGTCACGTCTCATCCACAGATCAGAGTCTAAGCCTTTGGAGGTCAGACACATACCTCAGGTGTTACCACGACGATGAGCGGTTCAGTGATTCAAATATAGCTAAGCgagcggaaaaaaagaaagaacttaAAGGAGTGTTATTCGTTTTTTTGGCCACATAGCCCTTTGAGGGCAGCTGTCCCATTAAGCACCTTTAAATTTCAATATGAATCTGTAGGACGAAGCACAAAATAAGCAGATGtttttgagattgcttttagcagtGAAaatgctctataaatgcaatttattgttattgttattattattattattattattattatcccgTCCCGGCTCTGACACAACGTACCTGCCAGCAGGGGGAGTCAGACTCCTTCATGCCACATTAAAGACATGGACCTTTGAAATCTTTGGGCTATGGATAAAGGACATTCTACATAATTTAACATGTGCTGGACATTTAACTGTCCAGCACAGACCCTGTATTACATTATCTTGTATTGTTTAGATACAACtcataaatgtattgtttttttttcttttattctaacTCATTATCGTTTATTTTTCTGATTGGTTATCCTCTGTTTCACCTGAGTTTTGTCATATAGAATTAACTTATTTGTATGTACAggtaacagattttttttaatgtggtaCAGTAAACTGCTAATAGGGATGGGGCTCTGCTGGAGCTGAACAGGGGGGTGGGACCTGTTTAACTGTATCAATGCTTTAATGCATATTGTGTAATTGTTGATGTCAATTAAAAAGACCTTGAACAAAAGTGACCGACCTGGAAcaggatgttgttgttatttttttcagttaagaCCATTTGCTCTGATTTTCTGGTGAGTAAGAACTTTGTCACGACCGTTGTTAAGAGGACATGTCTTCAAAGTGGCACCACCGGCAGCCGCATGAAAAGTGTGCAACATTTGACTATTAACAGATCACTACTCCAAAATTAAATAGGACAGATCcatcacattgttttatttccccttcgTACCTCAGGTTTACTTTTCTAACTTCACACTTTTGGGACAGACATAATGAAATTACACCTTTCAATGTGACCTAGAAACAAAAGTAACCGGGGCTGATGAATGGCGGCCTTCAGGTAGGTGGGTGCTCCTGAAGAATCTGAGGAGTCTTTGCTGCATGCTCATGTGTTCAGAGAAATGTTTGCAGTTATAAAAACAGTGGGAACTGACTGATGTTTACACAaaactgctgcaggagaaaGTACTTATTCATATAATTTAGCAGATTAAACACAAATTTATATGAACCGATGGTAAATGACAATATTAGACCAGCAGCAGACCAAAGgtggttttatttaaatatataaaaatgttaaggTTTTCACTTcataggggggaaaaataatacTCAAAATAAGAAACAGGCGTAACATTGTgtaagttattaaaaaaaatctctgctttTCACAAAAGTCACATGATGCCTCAGAGTAACAGCAGGATGCCACTTGACACTTTGGACACGTCCACTCAGAAGCACAATCCCAACAGTTACGGCTCAGGGCCTGACAGCTGGGCCTGACCTCACCGACTGAAAACATGGCAGTGACAGCAGTATATCAAGGTCACTCCACCCTGATGGATGACGGAGGGGAACATCGGAGGGTTAAATGAGCAGAACCTGGTGTCGGCTtacacaaacaccacaaacacagaaaacagagtGAGGGCTTCTGATGAATCCCAGCTCAAAGTCTCAGTTAAGctgaataagtgtgtgtgtgtgtctccgtgtgtgtgtcctgaagtCCACCGTTACCCAGCCTTCCTTTGTTGTCAGGGTGGTAGTGACCACTATGAGTGGTAGGTAACTTGTAGGTGAGGTTGGATGTGAAGGAGCTtctggaacagcagcagcaacgggCGGCAGCAGTGACTCCAGACACATCGGCAGCTACTTGTGTAAAGCAGCACCAGATCACTGCCCTCGGATTTAGTCGTCATCTTTCCCTCCCGTTTTACTcaactgcaacaaaaacaagtgaaacaaatgtAACACCGGTGTGAGGTCAGCGATTGATTCAGCACATTTTTCACTGAGGTGCTTTTTCACTTACATGCTGGAGGATGGTTGTTGCAATGAcgagggagaaaagggaaaaaaagatcataaaaAGGttagatattaatatttttacaaGAGTTTAAGGGCATCATCTAGTGGAGAAAAGCTAAAAATGCACCTACTTTGATAACGTCCACCCAGTCCCAACCTCTTGGAAGCTCTCCCTTGTTATCTGAAAGCACAAATATTGGCCGTGCTCAAGAAAAATTCGTAGCAGACAAAACCGAAGATGTTCTAGGTCACAAGTCTGTGTGTCGGTTCAGTCCATAAGGCAGATGGAGTCTAAACAGTGAATTGCTGCATGTTCTGACAAAGACACGCTGGCGACAGTGTCGCTCCGTCCGAGACTGTTCGGcgtcaacacattttttatcagGTCGAATCATGCTCATTCTATCCTGCGATCAGGTCAGCTCTTATTCTCCTTGAGTCCCTTGTGGATCtcgttttttttatagttatagttaggTTTTGTAGAGGGCCTGCGGTGCAGGTATAGTGTCAGTGGGGATGTGTTGCCCTGAACCTCGACAACACTTTTGTAAACGGCAAAAACGCCAAATATACGACTGAAATATCAGGTGCGCTGTATGCAACACAAGTTGCATGCTGCCCCTGGGCGCCTGCGTCTGGGAGACCTGGACAGTATTTACTGGGGAGATCTACCGTGGTACTAACCACGGTTTTAGTGACAATCAAAAACCAGTAACCGTTTCATCCCTATGGTGCAGTTTTCAAAATAGCAGGGTGGGaaattttacatgaaaacctttttgtaCTTGTAGTCAATGGGCTATGATGGAGTGAATGAGCCTCACTGTTGTACCTGTTCTGTTGATGATCCTTCTCTTCTGAGATTTCGTCAGctgttctttcttctccctcttcctggaTGTCGGGCCAGTGGACGTGACCTCACTGCTGGGCGTCAACGTCTGCAACAGGGAAATAatcaacagttgtttttttgaaccTTGCTAACTCGGGCTATGTGATCAATATTGTCACAAACATTTCAATACAGAAGGGACTTAAAATGAATGCAGACTTAAATCTTCAAAAGATGCCATATTGGGGGAATTGCTTCCATTAGTGAATTGTATAAAACGAAAATCCGGCAGTggctttttctttgaaaacttGAAAACTGAGGTGGTGAAATGTTCTCACCACAGCAGTCACTACGGGCTTGTGGTTCTCCATGAGGCCCTCCTGGTTTTCCTTGGCCCACTCAAACAGGGTGTACATCATGGCGGTCCCCAGGTTagtctccacctgctcctccagcttcaACAGGATCAGCTGCTTGGTCTCTGCAGAGCTGTCATTTGAACCAGGGtggtggaaagaaaaaggaaaaattgtaGTATGAACAAAAACTACACTTGATGAAAACCATTAAAGCTTTAACTCTCATTGTTACATTGATAAGTGCAATAGGACATCAACAAATGACAGCATTAACACTCActaaacatatatatttcagaACTCTTTATTACAGATGTACAGTCGCTTCTTCAAACTACGTCTGTAAACTGTTTAACACGGTCGTATTTATGGTCCTACAACTTTGACTGGTGTTTCCAGATTTTGCTGTCATCTTCCAACCTGTCCCCATTGCTTCAAATATAAAGGCATGACAGAAGAGGGATACCATGACAAATCCACTGTGCTCGCAACTTACAGCCGGTTGTTGAAAAAGGCGTCGAGGGAGATTTGCGGGGCCGATTCGGGGTACATCTCTGGCCACGTGATGTCCAGGATGAATGCTTTGGTGTCCTCAAGGTCTCCTATCTTTCATATTAAATATGAGGTAAGACACGTTACTACAATATAATCCATTCTAAATGTTTGTTAAAGGTCATGACGGTtctatcttttttaatttatgtccCTTGGAACCTGCTAACACAGTATCTTTAAAGCAGACTTGGACAATGCAGACAGTACTCACCCTAAACTGAAAGGACACTGGACTGATTTCCTTGAAACCCTCATCCCCCTCATAGATGGAGCGAAGGGCCTCCAGCTCCATCTGATGATTGAACAAAAGGGGGCAGTGGGGTTAGTCGAATACATGGAGTGAATTTGTCCCGACAGCTTCCGCAAACCAAACACCAGTCGAAAATATGCCGGAATAAACCTTACACGggttaaaggtcccatattgtcaaaattgagatttcccGGCTTTATCTTTCgtaataaataaggtctaggggctctgtaaataccgtaaaagtgtcaaaacagtcAATCCACACAGACAAATTTCTTTACGAGGCATCAGGACTTCCGTAGGCTCGTGTATATTAATTAGACCAAGGCCAAAAtcgacctgtttctttgcagagctcctgagaaaagagctataaaaaCCATAATGGGATGGTTTTTGGTATGTATAGTTAGAATATATCAAAACTTCATGTCCAACACCAGGACAGGCGGTATGATTTATGGGGCCTTCAAGGGCCGTGTGGCGAGAAATCACTCATGTTTTGATTCGGCACACACGTGCTCTGTTCAGACGTTAAATCACATAACGCAACCCTGCCACTTGCCACAGAGTCCTGCAGCTGTATATGGAGGAGGACGGTTATTGGCGCTGTGTTTCATCACGTGTAAGATGTCCGCcggagatggaggagaatgTACACGTTGAAAACGTATTATATTGTGTACTCCCCGCTGCAGGCACGCCTACCTCGCATCAAACAACACATTCATGCGGCGTGACAACTGCAAACAAACCCACCTGACACACCGATCCGAGCGTCTGGctcttttttaatatacaaCATTCACTAAAAGCGGACGTGTTCACTTGTGTCCCTGTCCAGCGGGCGACGCGGCTGTCAAATGACAGCACGGCTGCCAGACTCGCCGTCATGCTAGCGGGCTGCGGGCTGCAAGTTAGCCGCTAGCCGCtagccgttagccgttagccgcTAGCCGTTAGCAGCAGCTTCGGCAATTTCTGCATCATCGTTCATTCCTACCTCTTGGTCCTCGTTCGCTGTCATggttctccctctgtctctgtggggGGTTCACTCTCTGCCCAGGGCTTTCGACGTTCAAATGCCACAGCTAACAGCCCATTTCCGCCGCTAAAACTTTCCAATGTTCATGGTCTCGCAACTTCCACGGCCGGTACGAGCCAGCGCCGCCATGCTAGTGCACGCATGCGCAGTCGGGCCCTCGCTACCGCAACGTTGAACCACAGGATGTAACGATTACATTCTTTTAATGAATACGTAACCATTCAATGGCAGCACTAGTATTAATATATGCGAGGGTAAAATCAATAAGCTACACGTGGAGATATCGAATAGGATacaaaactaaatgaataaTCAATCCAAAGATAAATCAGATATTGCTGAATAATTTATATTACTAACTTcgcatcttttctttcttaaataAATATACCAGTTACTTTAATGGAATATGGTTTGCAAGACTCAATAGAAATGACATATGAGTTAATattatcaaaaacacaaaaaaatactgtacattagaaTGTAATAGGAGATGTAACTCTTTCccaagaaatatgttttttgggcATTACTTTATTGACATTTTGGATTAATATTTATAGAGGTAGTCTTATAAACACATTGTAAGAATTGGTGATAAAtacagatgtgttttgttttgcgcTTTAGACTGCATCCTGTAATGGTAATTTCACTATGCAATGTTCTGACTGATACATGTTCTAACAGATATACGATATAATCTGTtctttgtaaaatatatttctctGCAAATGTGTGACCTGACCTTTGTGGACTATGCGACCTTGGGATTAGGAGGACCGGTGCAGTTATAACTCACCACCGATCCTTCCTATGCTCTTAAACAATTAATCTTTGTTCTTCGTTTtgcttttaatatgattttcaCTATATTATGGACTCAGCTTCTCTATCAGACTCAGAGACTCTGTTTTGATGATCAGATCCCTTTGCAGGTTTGTTCACTTGctgtattaataaaaaacaataaccccCCCACAAATAAAACTCTAACTCTATGCATTTATGTAATTTgtcaatatattttataaagctggaaaaaaaatctaaatcccTTTTGGTGTGCAAAAATAGACACGTTGGCTTGAtcacaattatttatttgaatgcaGCAGGAACATGTGAGAGGCGGAGCTGGTTCAGAGAGAAGTGGATGTTTGAACTGTTGTAACTGAGAGTGATGTGAGAAAAAGAGGTAAAAATGGAAGCCATGACTGACTTGCTACATCTGGGTTCTTTAAAAATAGCACCTCAGGCCAGACTCCAGTAccaatgacagagagacagacagactcagagTACAAATATGAATATGCTCTGCTTTACTGAGACGAGAAGATTCATACCACTTTCATCCCTGTGAGTCCACTGGGGAGACatattgttgacattttgatcCAAGCTTAGTTCTGAGAGTGGAGGCAGGCGCAATGtttcaaatgacaaaagtaaaaaataccCATGTATCAGATgcaatgttaaaatgtaaaatgtaagtCAAATGTACTACTTAAGATTGGATGTTTCTAAAATGGCATCAtcttaaaaaatgatgatgattatggcTATCATAAAAACATCGTTTTCTCACTGCTGTGATTGTCTGTCCAGCTCTGTTGCACCTGTGCCAAGTGAAATTCCTCTCTTCGCTTCCTTCCCCATGTGCCGGCTCATCTGAGATCCTCTGTGACAAGCGCAACCAATATTCCCAGAGTTTGGTCTGTCCATTTTTGTACTCCTGTTCAACTTTCATCCCGTCTTCACTCGCTTCACTCCAGTCTCATCCCGTTGGATTTGTCCGCcggagtgttgtttttttttgccttccttTGTACTCACTAGTTTTCAGTAAAGAACCTAGTTTTTGAAACTAAACTTGCCTTTGAGTCGTCTGACTTGCGGTTCACCAGTTGTCTCAATTCCATATCCGTTCATCCTCTCTCAAACCAGCAGTAGTCCTCAGGGCGTTCCTAACAGCTTGCTCCACTCATCTGTTTCCCCATTGGCCAATTAGTCTCCCGCTACATGTAGCTACTCGTTGCACCAAGTCCTTTCGGGACCTTCCAGTGACCTTGTAACTTGTTGCATATGCTCCTTTGGACTTGGGGTCGAAGGGGATCGTTTTTCCTATCGTCACTATTGtaggtgtaaaggaggactcataggactcaGAGAATTCGACTCGACTCTTACTATACcacgtcattatgcgacggtgGATGCTtttgacgtgcgtctgccgcgCGAAATAACAAATTACCGAAgttggacaaagaaaaaaaacgcagcggctccatccagcatttttcagtgtgttttaccaccgtgtgagtgcgacatcagatgtaa
Encoded proteins:
- the rwdd gene encoding RWD domain-containing protein 4, which gives rise to MTANEDQEMELEALRSIYEGDEGFKEISPVSFQFRIGDLEDTKAFILDITWPEMYPESAPQISLDAFFNNRLSAETKQLILLKLEEQVETNLGTAMMYTLFEWAKENQEGLMENHKPVVTAVTLTPSSEVTSTGPTSRKREKKEQLTKSQKRRIINRTDNKGELPRGWDWVDVIKHLSKTGGKDDD